A genome region from Spodoptera frugiperda isolate SF20-4 unplaced genomic scaffold, AGI-APGP_CSIRO_Sfru_2.0 tig00001167_1, whole genome shotgun sequence includes the following:
- the LOC118264741 gene encoding E3 ubiquitin-protein ligase ZNF598 encodes MADSSSNENTCVVCFKNVLYYSIGECDHPVCFECSTRMRVLCLQNECPICRQDLSRVVFTDSIQPYKELRNRVFSDRLFERQYKIGFCNEEIKQAYERLLENRCKICDKIPPFRTFSMLSDHMRKVHERYFCDLCVKHLKIFTMERKCYTRQELAHHRRRGDVDDTSHRGHPLCEFCEERFMDADELYRHLRKEHLYCHLCDADGRNLYYASHPALAHHFRTDHYLCEEGECAGQHLTAVFRSEIDLKAHKATVHGRGMPRGAARQARTLELQFNITPHPVVQRTPRDRDRENRDRREQEPVLAPPPPTVTQANIDTGSVEQFPRLSAAPAAPGLVLSAPTRAYKSADGLLRNDKNFPALDGAGPSRAPKPVTTPTTVAATIVRNNKPSVSIQLHSQPASASNFRLTQTSGHRISVPPQQKKPPAMMNDDDFPSLGLARDDHPSLGAATVQAPKVALINSQEMQALKHNHVQSHPKKAQLSSEAFPALSSTAAPVAPPQWITVSKSKDKQKPSKPEPPPQPREPNFNPVADFPTLPVNVSKSKKKQQPLQQPPQQPPPPQNTNDNTKLSKKEKKKQNSKKENLLDTYNVNGTNDKKLLRESYASVNANNNIQPVEDKKVKTVDTVPSGTVNPERNRNGGNGDFSLAAKDYPPLSSRSENCIPSKKVMNGSVPPGFKPRPPCDGMTFTNSAGQTFSAPLHTYIPPPNFEHRNRALVKKFSVALGGDAAVEDFKVASRAFRDSSISAEQFHAHCRAALGAQWEQVLPELVALLPDIAKQQELVVARPHPLAVCAVCGQLLQPPDAAPHHAHHWPALAPR; translated from the exons ATGGCCGACTCAAGTTCAAATGAGAATACTTGCGTAGTGTGTTTCAAGAACGTTTTGTACTATTCGATTGGAGAATGTGACCATCCCGTATGTTTCGAGTGTTCTACCCGAATGCGGGTCCTTTGCCTGCAAAATGAGTGCCCTATCTGCCGGCAGGACCTTTCAAGG GTTGTATTTACGGATTCCATCCAACCCTATAAAGAGCTCCGCAACAGGGTGTTCTCCGACCGCCTCTTCGAGAGGCAGTATAAGATTGGGTTCTGTAACGAGGAAATAAAGCAGGCTTATGAGCGGTTGCTTGAAAACCGCTGCAAGATCTGCGACAAGATACCACCATTTCGTACTTTCAGTATGCTGAGTGACCATATGAGGAAGGTCCATGAGAGATACTTTTGTGATCTCTGTGTTAAACATTTAAAG ATATTTACTATGGAGAGAAAGTGCTATACTCGTCAAGAGTTGGCCCATCATCGGCGGAGAGGTGATGTGGATGATACATCGCACAG GGGTCACCCTCTCTGTGAGTTTTGCGAGGAACGTTTCATGGATGCCGATGAATTATACCGGCATTTGCGTAAGGAACATCTGTACTGCCACCTGTGCGACGCTGACGGACGCAACCTGTACTATGCGTCCCATCCGGCGCTCGCTCACCACTTCAGGACCGACCACTACCTTTGTGAGGAGGGAGAGTGCGCCGGACAACACTTGACTGCCGTCTTTAGAAGCGAAATTGATCTTAAAG CGCACAAGGCGACGGTGCACGGGCGAGGCATGCCGCGCGGCGCGGCCCGCCAGGCGCGCACTCTAGAGCTACAGTTCAACATCACGCCGCACCCCGTCGTGCAGAGGACGCCCAG GGATAGAGACAGAGAGAACAGAGATCGGAGAGAGCAAGAGCCGGTGCTAGCCCCGCCGCCGCCGACGGTGACGCAGGCGAACATCGACACTGGGAGCGTGGAGCAGTTCCCGCGACTGTCAGCCGCTCCGGCCGCCCCAGGACTAGTACTGTCCGCTCCTACACGCGCTTATAAAA GTGCAGATGGTCTGCTGCGTAATGACAAGAATTTCCCAGCGCTCGATGGCGCAGGGCCGTCGCGAGCTCCGAAGCCCGTCACTACACCTACCACCGTGGCTGCTACCATCGTTAGAAATA ACAAGCCCAGCGTATCAATTCAGTTGCACAGCCAGCCGGCCAGCGCCAGCAACTTCCGACTGACGCAAACTAGTGGACATCGCATATCCGTGCCGCCGCAGCAGAAGAAGCCGCCGGCCATGATGAACGATGACGACTTCCCCTCGCTCGGCCTCGCCAGGGACGACCATCCCAGCCTCGGCGCCGCCACCGTACAGGCGCCTAAA GTTGCTCTTATCAACAGCCAAGAGATGCAAGCACTCAAACATAACCACGTCCAGTCCCATCCAAAGAAAGCCCAGCTAAGCTCGGAAGCGTTCCCCGCGCTCTCGTCCACCGCGGCGCCCGTGGCCCCGCCGCAGTGGATCACTGTGTCCAAGTCCAAAGACAAACAGAAGCCCAGCAAACCCGAGCCGCCCCCGCAGCCGCGCGAGCCCAACTTCAACCCCGTCGCAGACTTCCCCACGCTACCCGTCAATGTATCCAAGTCTAAGAAGAAGCAACAACCGCTGCAACAGCCGCCGCAACAACCGCCGCCACCTCAAAACACAAACGATAACACTAAACTTAGCAAAAAGGAAAAGAAgaaacaaaatagtaaaaaggaaAATTTATTGGACACTTATAATGTCAATGGAACCAACGACAAGAAGCTGCTGAGGGAATCGTACGCTTCCGTCAATGCTAACAATAATATTCAACCTGTGGAAGATAAAAAGGTTAAGACCGTGGACACTGTACCCAGCGGTACAGTCAACCCGGAGCGGAATAGAAACGGAGGCAATGGAGATTTTAGTTTAGCTGCCAAGGACTACCCGCCGCTCAGTTCTCGCAGCGAAAACTGTATTCCGAGCAAGAAGGTGATGAACGGGAGCGTCCCGCCGGGGTTCAAGCCGCGGCCGCCGTGCGACGGCATGACGTTCACCAACTCGGCCGGCCAGACCTTCAGCGCGCCGCTGCACACCTACATCCCGCCGCCCAACTTCGAGCACAGGAACCGCGCGCTCGTCAAGAAGTTCTCGGTGGCGCTCGGCGGAGACGCGGCCGTCGAGGACTTCAAGGTGGCCTCGCGCGCCTTCCGGGACTCGTCCATCAGCGCCGAGCAGTTCCACGCGCACTGCCGCGCGGCGCTGGGCGCGCAGTGGGAGCAGGTGCTGCCGGAGCTGGTGGCGCTGCTGCCCGACATCGCCAAGCAGCAGGAGCTGGTGGTGGCGCGGCCGCACCCCCTGGCCGTGTGCGCCGTCTGCGGCCAGCTGCTGCAGCCGCCCGACGCCGCGCCGCACCACGCGCACCACTGGCCCGCGCTGGCGCCGCGCTAG
- the LOC118263978 gene encoding protein abnormal spindle, with the protein MMYFQIENTPEHIRRARRAEFVVKEAPKEECPRLVLAPFSRPPQVVFDNVLIGATCERNLEVFNPSKQVQQITLGKSLPPGLVIHLPGEWLVLEPETCYCLTMMWTPTQPTGIRETIRFTNENRGRYDVIVVLKSVMNIKGKGAQPKGFKISPGKIKKKSSKKSPVAVYKKKSEIIYNTTQIQKTYKVIQSQQKVTHQMYNKENIAANDFAVDIRQDKCPFDSPGSIDFNFDTSEVFSNMRQPYKQDILQQTYDKSYTYNNTLNAPQNVLKPSNKQTCDISGTELFDNLTFTPLKTLPAKVEKLDKGPKIILSMNSESELDDSLENKDYNKENQTHSIISVTSSQPPNKWLTVNHHTKVETHMETPTILSKKHPDTSSPKELNSPNFSINTEFSRISDLSFFPQRFSTERKTFPKLNNDTHDIFDLDHFKPGSDTYTKESPNTPMEPNFNQLYEMKPPHFFLKDQPKMCRQALFKDYQHQKENYDQRNQHQKEIYDQRNFMNAYENAWQNELRVDTRSPPPRSITPPLQSIPEESVQFSDTFNRTDQQMSTFTINRTFDKPPDRFSSIPATTQRQSWSKKAVRAEPDLWKIPISHVKKTVKSKASTKRDSSSSKISNTTFETNKSIIQNMSVNQVGNVYSQAATVDPFLSSTYFYDEEAVEKFENEFKRWLNCILTPPSDLDSNVEQKIDVGKAWIENRNKEVPAAPTKEQVSSAYHNSHRLESLRRSARALLMSPEIAIVFQKLTAQIDKKLIAIRADRNLHLDVGLQKIIMELLLSYNPLWLRIGLEAIYGLVLPLHSNSDVEGLTTFIIQRMFKNPFLKNKHSKSNAPNMLLPAYMEAIKKFTLKKFFMLVFFLDQAKQRKLISHDPCLFCRNAVCKESREIIIRFTRELIAGIGDITKHLRPLGYVVSHKQSYLDEYKYAVHNIALDIRDGVRLTKVMEIILMKDGLLRQLRTPAISRLQKIHNVQVALNALKEANFVIVGEITSNDIADGHREKTLSLLWQIIHVFRAPLFERAANVIQTWWRKKYEVIVEKRKEEERILQERVNAASVIQCWWRRIQYNRLVEWKMQQITTATIIVQKYCRMWIHRSRLLRWKRSVLKIETWYRSVMMMREAKTQLERLRFEREELRRKAAIHLQCQVRRWLCVRQYTLQLKRIVIVQSLVRRFLVRKQYIRYKQAVVCIQQRYRGKLLMKAQMQDFATKRRSAILIQSYYRMIQQRRSYLKLKNAVKIIEERYRALLLMRYARSQYEALKQKVIKVQALYRRRKCQQEYLRQKELIISLQRRVRAHRLMKKEKEEFLRIKNAAIVLQTYIKSYLVMKKLRQDYLQIRQSTIFIQRYFRSYLEAKAQRNAYLRLRNATVTLQRFYRNLLLMRKERSEYLRLKKSVIVIQRMYRAQCLMRKQREEYCKLRQATIVIQRRYVALTKMRAQKSDYLKLKSSCTTIQNAYRALTLGRQQRKEYLELRTAAIKIQNWFRSCKKSKEVQQQYQQAKQACVTIQKIYRAYVIGRKQRQEFIRIRTATIRIQTYYRSYIEMKTVRQQYIKIKTATVTIQRYYKSHLETKKQRASYLQMKNAAILIGDHYKRYKLTKKAKEDYRRLRDATLCIQRRYRSICAMRADRDKYIKTKLVITRLQQKYKAILAMRRDRQAYLRLQNAAKTIQNRYRAQKLMKSTQTMYSTMVTKCIVIQRFYRAIVAGRRQRKEYNDLKQSAIVLQRRYRALLAMRNDRKSYLNKKSAAIVIQRRFRSYCLMLKERQNYTNILKACTTIQAAYRAYTSGKRQRLQYNNIKSAAILIQRRFRLIRETRRIQIEYQTLRKAVMVIQSRYRAKKLARNMRENAAALKIQNWYVATKKRDVCRQEYLTLKKYTILTQSVVRMLILRKRFVAIREATLCIQRFYRSYKLAIAERQRYVKTRISIIKLQSYVRSFIERRRFFRLRSAAVTIQAAYRLKKKRDLHKAQRLQAAICLQKHVRRYLVRSWYVKYIERVRFIQTIWRGKLLTRLIRCEFTQKRRVIVKFQAIIRGYLVRKQIQLKREHIQKIREEKRVYWAASKIQALFRGHKARMDIAHDKRVAAIRRRWRDGGLKSSQESMKERNEEAMEVLRNISGIETVIKAFRSLELLTEVFPMLYNDNASAIVHRVYTYMSVTNRSISSIEVLKSAAAVLVNLTRYRITGPKIYLRDRISPILKFMWRFSNSETQLFCIMATYLWLFSKYEHVKKDLTQLLNQPENHRMLVTIKGNVDRTKRMTTNIMRSKFHTPQPSKFISHTNNQSLNMSLCNTGQSTMLPALEPDYGIVRVDKPRYFEDAQQAISCLFHTYQL; encoded by the exons ATGATGTATTTCCAA ATTGAAAATACTCCGGAACATATACGAAGGGCTCGGCGCGCGGAATTTGTGGTAAAGGAGGCACCTAAGGAAGAATGTCCTCGTCTTGTTCTGGCTCCGTTTTCTCGGCCTCCTCAAGTGGTATTCGACAATGTTCTTATTGGTGCAACTTGCGAGAGGAACCTGGAGGTGTTCAACCCGTCGAAGCAAGTACAACAG ATAACACTTGGCAAGTCTCTGCCGCCCGGTTTGGTAATCCATTTGCCAGGAGAATGGCTGGTGCTGGAACCAGAGACATGTTACTGTCTGACGATGATGTGGACTCCGACCCAGCCAACTGGAATCAGGGAGACGATCCGCTTCACCAATGAGAACAGAGGCCGATATGATGTCATTGTTGTTCTCAAGTCTGTTatg AATATAAAAGGGAAAGGGGCCCAACCTAAAGGCTTCAAGATATCAccaggtaaaataaaaaagaaatcaagtAAGAAATCTCCAGTAGCTGTTTACAAGAAGAAATctgaaataatatacaatacaacACAAATACAGAAGACATATAAAGTCATACAATCACAACAAAAGGTTACTCATCAAATgtacaataaagaaaatatagcAGCTAATGACTTTGCTGTGGACATCCGTCAAGATAAATGTCCATTTGATTCACCAGGCAGTATTGATTTTAACTTTGATACTTCTGAAGTATTCTCCAATATGCGCCAGCCCTATAAACAAGATATACTACAACAAACATATGACAAATCTTACACATACAACAACACATTGAATGCACCACAGAATGTACTAAAGCCATCCAACAAGCAAACCTGTGATATCTCTGGCACGGAACTGTTTGACAATCTCACATTTACACCATTAAAAACTTTGCCTGCTAAAGTTGAGAAACTTGACAAGGGACCTAAGATTATCCTTAGTATGAATTCCGAAAGTGAATTGGATGATAGTTTGGAGAATAAAGATTACAATAAAGAAAACCAGACTCATTCCATTATCAGTGTGACATCTTCACAACCACCTAATAAGTGGTTGACAGTCAATCATCACACTAAAGTTGAGACCCACATGGAAACACCCACTATACTGAGTAAGAAACACCCTGACACATCATCGCCTAAAGAGCTAAACAGCCCTAACTTCTCTATAAACACGGAGTTCTCTCGCATTAGCGATCTGTCGTTCTTCCCACAAAGATTTTCGACAGAACGGAAGACATTCCCGAAGTTAAATAATGATACCCATGACATATTTGACCTGGATCATTTCAAACCTGGCTCTGATACTTACACCAAGGAGTCACCGAATACGCCAATGGAACCGAATTTCAACCAACTGTACGAAATGAAGCCACCACACTTCTTTCTGAAAGATCAACCTAAGATGTGTAGGCAAGCTCTCTTCAAAGACTATCAACACCAGAAAGAAAACTACGATCAAAGAAATCAACACCAAAAAGAAATCTATGATCAAAGAAACTTTATGAATGCTTACGAAAATGCTTGGCAAAACGAGTTACGAGTAGATACACGGTCGCCTCCGCCCAGATCTATCACTCCTCCTCTACAGTCTATTCCAGAAGAAAGCGTCCAGTTTTCTGATACCTTCAACAGAACTGACCAACAAATGTCTACATTCACCATCAATCGTACGTTTGACAAGCCTCCTGATAGATTTTCTTCGATCCCTGCAACAACTCAAAGACAATCGTGGTCCAAGAAAGCTGTGCGGGCAGAACCAGATCTCTGGAAAATACCTATTTCACATGTTAAGAAGACTGTAAAAAGTAAAGCGTCTACCAAAAGAGATTCGAGCAGTAGTAAAATATCTAACACGACATTTGAgacaaataaaagtattatacaGAACATGTCAGTCAACCAGGTCGGGAACGTATACTCTCAAGCGGCGACAGTCGATCCATTCTTGTCGTCTACTTACTTTTACGACGAAGAAGCTGTGGAAAAGTTCgaaaatgaatttaaaagaTGGTTGAATTGTATACTGACACCGCCTTCTGATCTGGATAGCAACGTAGAACAGAAGATAGACGTTGGAAAGGCCTGGATCGAAAACAGGAATAAAGAAGTCCCTGCTGCGCCTACAAAGGAACAAGTGTCGAGTGCGTACCACAATAGTCACCGCCTCGAGAGTCTTAGGAGATCAGCTAGAGCTTTACTAATGAGTCCTGAAATCGCCATAGTGTTCCAGAAGTTGACTGCTCAAATTGACAAGAAACTTATTGCTATTAGAGCTGACAGAAATCTTCATTTAGATGTTGGACTACAAAAGATTATAATGGAATTATTACTGTCATACAATCCATTATGGCTTCGAATCGGTCTTGAAGCCATCTATGGCCTGGTTTTGCCTTTACACTCCAACAGCGACGTTGAGGGTCTCACTACGTTTATAATTCAAAGAATGTTCAAGAATCCCTTCCTCAAAAACAAACATTCCAAGTCAAATGCTCCGAATATGTTACTTCCAGCATACATGGAGGCGATTAAGAAATTTACTCTCAAAAAGTTTTTCATGCTTGTTTTCTTCTTGGATCAAGCAAAACAAAGGAAACTTATATCACACGATCCGTGTCTCTTCTGCAGAAACGCCGTTTGTAAAGAAAGCAGAGAAATTATTATACGATTTACAAGAGAGCTTATCGCAGGTATAGGTGACATCACGAAGCACCTTAGACCCCTCGGCTATGTCGTGAGTCATAAGCAATCTTATTTAGATGAGTACAAATACGCAGTGCATAACATAGCATTGGACATTAGGGATGGAGTTCGACTAACGAAGGTAATGGAGATCATATTGATGAAGGATGGCTTATTGAGGCAGCTTCGTACTCCGGCTATTTCTCGTCTTCAGAAGATTCATAACGTGCAAGTTGCCCTGAATGCTTTGAAAGAGGCCAACTTCGTGATCGTCGGCGAAATTACTTCCAACGACATTGCAGACGGTCACAGGGAAAAGACACTGTCTCTACTATGGCAGATTATTCACGTGTTCCGCGCGCCATTGTTTGAGAGAGCCGCCAATGTTATACAGACGTGGTGGAGGAAGAAGTACGAAGTTATCGTTGAGAAGAGGAAGGAAGAAGAGAGAATACTTCAAGAGCGCGTGAACGCGGCCAGTGTAATCCAATGTTGGTGGCGCCGTATCCAGTACAATCGCCTGGTCGAATGGAAGATGCAACAAATTACAACAGCAACAATCATTGTACAGAAGTATTGTAGAATGTGGATACATAGAAGTCGCCTTCTGCGGTGGAAAAGGAGCGTACTGAAGATTGAAACTTGGTACAGATCTGTAATGATGATGAGAGAAGCTAAAACACAACTTGAAAGGTTGAGGTTTGAGAGGGAAGAATTGCGGCGTAAGGCTGCTATTCATTTACAGTGTCAAGTCAGGCGCTGGCTATGTGTGAGGCAATACACACTACAGTTAAAGAGGATCGTTATTGTACAAAGCTTAGTGCGAAGATTCCTGGTCAGAAAACAGTATATTCGATACAAGCAAGCTGTTGTTTGCATCCAGCAAAGGTACAGAGGTAAATTATTGATGAAAGCCCAAATGCAAGACTTTGCTACAAAGCGCCGAAGCGCCATCCTTATACAGAGTTACTACAGAATGATACAGCAGCGCAGATCTTACTTGAAACTGAAGAATGCtgtaaaaataattgaagaacGCTATAGAGCGTTGCTTCTAATGAGATATGCTCGCAGTCAGTATGAAGccctaaaacaaaaagttattaagGTACAGGCGTTGTACAGACGTAGGAAATGCCAACAGGAATATTTGAGGCAGAAAGAACTTATCATATCCCTTCAAAGGAGAGTCAGAGCTCACCGGTTAATGAAAAAGGAGAAAGAAGAGTTTCTTCGCATCAAGAATGCAGCCATTGTACTACAAACATACATCAAGTCATACTTGGTAATGAAAAAGTTGAGACAAGATTACTTACAAATACGTCAGTCCACAATTTTCATTCAAAGATATTTCCGATCGTATTTAGAAGCAAAGGCTCAAAGGAATGCTTATTTACGGTTAAGAAATGCTACAGTAACTCTACAGAGGTTCTACAGAAACTTGCTACTTATGCGGAAAGAACGATCTGAGTACTTACGACTTAAAAAATCCGTAATAGTCATTCAAAGAATGTATAGAGCACAATGCTTGATGCGTAAACAAAGAGAAGAATATTGTAAACTGCGTCAAGCAACTATCGTCATTCAACGTAGATATGTAGCCCTAACCAAAATGCGTGCACAAAAATCAGACTATCTAAAGCTTAAATCATCTTGCACAACTATTCAAAATGCTTACCGGGCGTTAACACTGGGCAGACAACAAAGAAAGGAATATCTGGAATTAAGAACAGCTGCCATCAAAATCCAGAACTGGTTTAGAAGTTGCAAGAAGAGTAAAGAAGTACAACAGCAATACCAGCAAGCGAAACAAGCTTGTGTAACTATCCAGAAGATCTATAGAGCATATGTAATTGGAAGGAAACAAAGACAAGAGTTCATTCGAATTAGAACTGCAACTATTCGCATTCAAACTTATTATAGGTCGTATATTGAAATGAAGACCGTAAGACAgcaatatattaaaatcaaaactgCCACAGTAACTATCCAGAGATACTACAAGTCGCATTTGGAAACTAAGAAGCAAAGGGCATCGTATCTACAAATGAAAAACGCTGCTATTCTTATAGGAGATCATTATAAACGTTACAAACTGACTAAAAAAGCCAAAGAAGATTACCGTCGACTACGGGACGCAACGTTATGTATTCAGAGAAGATATAGAAGTATTTGTGCTATGAGGGCTGATAgagacaaatatataaaaaccaaACTTGTGATTACACGTTTACAACAAAAGTACAAGGCCATACTTGCTATGAGGAGAGACAGACAAGCTTATTTACGCTTACAAAATGCTGCTAAGACAATTCAGAACAGATATAGAGCCCAGAAACTTATGAAATCTACACAAACAATGTACTCTACAATGGTGACCAAGTGTATTGTGATACAGAGATTCTACAGAGCTATAGTTGCAGGCAGGAGGCAAAGGAAAGAGTATAATGATTTGAAACAATCTGCTATTGTACTGCAAAGAAGATATAGGGCTTTATTGGCAATGAGAAATGATAGGAAGTCATATTTGAACAAGAAGTCAGCAGCTATCGTTATCCAGAGGAGATTCAGATCATATTGCCTGATGTTGAAAGAAAGgcaaaattatacaaacatcCTCAAGGCTTGTACAACTATTCAAGCGGCATACCGAGCTTATACCAGTGGCAAACGCCAACGTCTTCAATATAACAATATCAAATCAGCTGCCATTCTCATTCAAAGACGTTTTAGACTAATCAGAGAAACTAGAAGGATTCAAATTGAATACCAAACGCTGAGAAAGGCAGTTATGGTTATACAGAGTAGATATCGAGCGAAGAAATTAGCTCGTAATATGAGGGAAAATGCGGCTGCACTGAAAATACAAAACTGGTATGTTGCTACGAAAAAACGTGATGTGTGCCGTCAAGAATATTTAACgctgaaaaaatatacaatactgaCTCAGTCTGTAGTCAGAATGCTTATACTTCGTAAGAGATTTGTGGCTATTAGAGAAGCTACTTTGTGCATACAGAGATTCTATCGTTCATACAAGTTGGCAATCGCAGAACGACAAAGATATGTTAAGACAAGAATTTCCATTATTAAGTTACAAAGTTATGTCAGGAGCTTCATTGAAAGAAGACGTTTCTTCAGATTGCGATCGGCCGCGGTGACTATACAGGCTGCCTATAGACTTAAAAAGAAGCGGGACCTACACAAAGCTCAAAGGTTACAAGCCGCAATATGCTTGCAGAAACACGTAAGACGGTATTTAGTACGATCGTGGTACGTAAAATACATAGAACGGGTGAGATTCATTCAGACAATATGGCGAGGTAAATTACTTACGAGACTGATACGCTGCGAATTTACACAAAAAAGAAGAGTTATAGTCAAGTTCCAGGCTATAATCAGAGGATACTTGGTGAGAAAACAGATTCAGTTGAAGAGAGAACATATTCAAAAGATTAGGGAAGAAAAGAGGGTCTACTGGGCTGCTTCTAAGATTCAG gcattattCCGAGGGCATAAAGCAAGAATGGACATAGCTCATGACAAGCGCGTAGCGGCAATTAGGCGCAGATGGCGCGATGGTGGCCTGAAGTCCAGCCAGGAGTCCATGAAGGAGCGCAATGAGGAAGCTATGGAGGTGCTCCGGAATATCAGCGGCATTGAAACTGTTATCAAGGCATTTAGATCTCTTG AGTTACTAACGGAAGTATTCCCGATGTTGTACAACGACAATGCATCAGCCATTGTGCACCGAGTGTACACTTACATGTCTGTGACAAACAGATCCATTTCTAGTATAGAAGTGTTGAAGTCTGCAGCCGCCGTGCTCGTCAACTTGACTAGATATAGGATCACGGGACCAAAGATATACTTG AGAGATCGTATTTCGccaatattaaaattcatgtGGAGATTCAGTAACAGCGAGACTCAACTGTTCTGTATAATGGCTACGTATTTGTGGCTGTTTTCCAAATACGAACATGTTAAGAAG GACCTAACACAGTTACTGAACCAGCCAGAAAACCACAGAATGCTAGTAACAATAAAAGGAAATGTTGATAGAACTAAGAGAATGACTACAAACATTATGAGAAGCAAGTTCCATACACCTCAACCATCCAAATTCATTTCCCATACAAACAACCAGTctttgaatatgagcctttgtAATACCGGACAAAGTACAATGTTGCCAGCCTTAGAACCAGATTACGGTATTGTCAGAGTTGATAAACCACGATACTTTGAAGACGCCCAACAAGCCATCAGTTGCCTTTTCCATACATATCAACTGTGA